From Fibrobacter sp. UWP2, one genomic window encodes:
- a CDS encoding Rpn family recombination-promoting nuclease/putative transposase translates to MDPNHVPFEELPITNRFMFALVFSHKHIAKPFLEAILGIKIFDLQEPEPEKSTETSPFNKGVRYDVFVKEQGPDGEIMRTFDIEMQIEDTHELPKRARYYQALCDSEALNKGESYRNLKEQYIIFICPDDIFKQDRAVYRFKNLEKGHPEHELGDLCYKNFYIFNKYRDVAEQSVKEYLEYFATNKATSKGTKNIELQRQWYLSDNETRKRYMTWQQELDDLVYDERQRTKAAEKRASEAETRADEEKSRADEEKSRADKYEKILKEHGLL, encoded by the coding sequence ATGGATCCAAACCACGTTCCGTTCGAGGAACTGCCTATCACGAACCGCTTCATGTTCGCGCTGGTATTCAGCCATAAGCATATCGCAAAGCCTTTCCTGGAAGCCATCCTCGGAATCAAGATTTTTGACCTGCAGGAACCGGAGCCGGAGAAATCCACCGAAACAAGCCCCTTCAACAAGGGCGTCCGCTATGACGTGTTCGTAAAGGAACAGGGCCCCGATGGCGAGATTATGCGCACCTTCGACATCGAGATGCAGATTGAGGACACCCACGAGCTTCCGAAGCGTGCCCGCTACTACCAGGCACTGTGCGATTCAGAAGCCCTGAACAAGGGCGAATCCTACCGTAACCTCAAGGAACAGTACATCATCTTTATTTGTCCTGACGACATCTTCAAGCAGGATCGCGCCGTCTACAGGTTCAAGAATCTGGAAAAAGGGCATCCCGAACACGAACTGGGTGACCTCTGTTACAAAAATTTTTATATATTCAATAAGTACAGGGATGTCGCCGAGCAGTCGGTCAAGGAGTATCTCGAATACTTTGCGACCAACAAGGCAACATCCAAGGGGACAAAGAACATCGAACTTCAGCGGCAATGGTACTTGTCGGACAACGAAACAAGGAAGCGCTATATGACTTGGCAACAGGAATTGGATGACTTGGTGTACGATGAACGCCAGCGCACTAAAGCAGCCGAAAAGCGCGCTAGCGAGGCTGAAACTCGTGCGGATGAAGAGAAGTCTCGTGCTGACGAAGAAAAGTCTCGTGCCGACAAGTACGAGAAGATTCTCAAGGAACACGGGCTCCTTTAA
- a CDS encoding ABC transporter ATP-binding protein has protein sequence MNIALKNVSFSYAESLDDAVIKNLNFEIKSGECVVLVGESGCGKTTISKLINGLIPLYQSGTMAGDVLLGDKNTADMTLAEISRHVGSVFQNPRSQFFNIDTDSEIAFGCENLGMDPEEIRERVNRVVKEFHIEHLAGRNIFHLSGGEKQKIACASVSATDPEIFVLDEPSANLDLKTVADLAEIIKFWKSRGKTVLIVEHRIHYLRDIADRICYVKDGCIAHEWTPAELESKGPEYAASLGLRCINLEQLKNKVPELAEGPESSKELAKRTLKESLVFKDLHFAYNRKFPVLDIPELSLPRNQITAVIGHNGAGKSTLAQVLCGLRGTWRQKRKARKYGAYLIMQDVNHQLFTESVLDEILLGMNSQDENAALEILERLNLKDYASSHPMALSGGQKQRVAIGSGVSSGREIVVFDEPTSGLDYKQMLAVSATLQKLAASGKTLLVITHDPEFILNCCQSVIRMEHGKIAEQYPLQGNQEKLIDAMMNV, from the coding sequence CTACGCAGAATCTCTTGACGATGCCGTCATCAAGAACTTGAATTTTGAAATCAAGTCTGGCGAATGCGTTGTGCTTGTGGGGGAGTCGGGTTGCGGAAAGACGACAATTTCTAAGCTGATCAACGGGCTTATTCCGCTTTATCAATCGGGAACGATGGCGGGTGACGTATTGCTCGGCGACAAGAATACCGCCGACATGACGCTTGCAGAAATTTCAAGGCACGTGGGTTCCGTTTTCCAGAATCCGCGTTCGCAATTTTTCAACATCGATACCGACAGTGAAATCGCCTTTGGCTGCGAAAACTTGGGAATGGATCCGGAGGAAATCAGGGAACGCGTGAATCGCGTCGTGAAGGAATTCCACATAGAACATTTGGCGGGCCGAAATATCTTCCACCTTTCTGGCGGAGAAAAGCAGAAAATCGCCTGTGCTTCGGTCTCTGCGACCGACCCCGAAATTTTCGTTCTCGACGAGCCCTCGGCTAATCTTGACTTGAAAACTGTCGCGGACCTCGCTGAAATCATCAAGTTCTGGAAATCTCGCGGCAAGACCGTTCTTATCGTGGAACACCGCATCCATTACCTGCGAGACATTGCAGATCGGATTTGCTATGTAAAAGATGGCTGTATTGCGCACGAATGGACGCCTGCCGAGCTTGAGTCGAAAGGCCCGGAATATGCGGCAAGTCTCGGACTGCGCTGCATTAATTTGGAACAACTTAAAAATAAGGTCCCTGAGCTTGCCGAAGGGCCGGAAAGTTCGAAGGAGCTTGCGAAGCGAACTCTTAAAGAGTCATTGGTCTTCAAAGACCTCCATTTTGCCTACAATCGCAAATTCCCGGTTCTTGACATTCCGGAACTTTCACTCCCGCGCAATCAAATCACAGCCGTTATCGGGCATAATGGTGCCGGAAAATCGACGCTTGCCCAGGTGTTGTGTGGGCTCCGCGGAACCTGGCGACAAAAACGCAAGGCGCGTAAATACGGCGCATACTTGATTATGCAGGACGTGAACCACCAACTGTTTACAGAAAGCGTCCTTGACGAAATTTTGTTGGGCATGAATTCGCAAGATGAAAACGCCGCCCTAGAAATCCTTGAACGGCTTAACCTGAAAGATTACGCTAGTAGCCATCCCATGGCGCTTTCGGGCGGGCAAAAGCAGCGAGTCGCTATCGGCAGCGGCGTTTCTAGCGGCCGCGAAATTGTCGTGTTCGACGAACCTACCAGCGGCCTGGATTACAAACAGATGCTAGCCGTGTCGGCAACTCTCCAGAAACTTGCCGCAAGCGGAAAAACGCTACTCGTGATTACGCACGATCCCGAATTCATTCTAAACTGTTGCCAGTCCGTCATTCGCATGGAACACGGAAAAATCGCGGAACAGTACCCGTTGCAAGGCAATCAAGAAAAGTTGATTGATGCAATGATGAATGTGTGA